The Psychrobacter raelei genome contains the following window.
TGCAAGCATCTATTAGCCATCGGAAGCATCTATTAGCCATCGGAAGCAGCTGTTAACCATTGGCTTTTAGTTTTAAGCGCGCCGCATGCAGTAATGGCTCAGTGTAGCCACTTGGCTGCGCGCGTCCTTTGAACACCAAATCACAGGCGGCTTTAAAAGCAATAGAATGATCAAAGTTATCCGCCATAGGCATATAGCTTGCATCACCTAGGTTTTGCTCATCGACCACTTTTGCCATACGCTTCATGGCATCCATTACCTGCTCTTCGGTTACGATACCATGGTGTAACCAGTTAGCGATGTGCTGACTTGAGATACGTAAGGTAGCACGGTCTTCCATTAGGCCTACGTTATTGATGTCTGGCACTTTTGAACAGCCCACGCCTTGATCTACCCAGCGTACTACGTAACCTAGGATGCCTTGAGCATTGTTCTCAAGCTCTTGACGCTTCTCTTCATCTGTCCAGTTGGTGTTTTTGGCCAATGGAATGGTTAAGATATCATCTAAGCTGGCACGCTCACGGCCCTTAAAGCCCTCTTGAATCTGTTGTACATTGTTTTGATGATAATGGATGCTATGTAAAGTAGCACCTGTGGGCGAAGGTACCCAAGCAGTCGTGGCACCAGCTTGTGGATGGTTCATCTTAGTCTCAACCATCTCTTTCATCTCATCAGGCTTAGCCCACATGCCTTTACCAATCTGAGCGCGGCCAATTAAGCCGGTCTCAATGCCGATATCCACGTTCCACTGCTCGTAAGCAGGCTGCCAAGCTTGCGACTTCATATCCCCTTTGCGTACAAAGGGACCTGCATTCATACTGGTATGAATCTCATCACCTGTACGGTCTAAGAAGCCAGTATTAATAAAGATAACGCGCTCTTTAGCTTGGCGGATACTTTCTTTTAGGTTGACTGTGGTGCGGCGCTCTTCATCCATAACCCCCATTTTTAGGGTATTGCGAGGAAGATTAAGGGCATCTTCTACTGCAGCAAATAGGTCATTGGCAAATTTCACTTCTTCAGGGCCATGCATTTTCGGTTTTACAATATACATAGAGCCTTCACGAGAGTTTGAGCGTGTACTCTTGCCTTTAATATCGTTGATGGTCAATAGTGGCGTGATAAGCGCATCCATCATACCCTCGAAGATCTCTTCTTGACCCTCACCTAAGTCTACCAAGATAGCTGGGTTTTGCATTAAGTGACCCACGTTACGGATTAACAATACCGCACGTCCAGGTAGTACCAGCTTGCCGCCCTCAGGTGTAGTGTATTCACGATCTGGGCTGAGTTGACGGGTCAGCTCTTTGCCACCCTTCATAAACTTCTCAGTCAAGTCACCATTCATCAGACCAAACCAGTTACGATAAGCTTCTACTTTTTCTTCCGCATCTACAGCGGCTACTGAGTCTTCACAGTCTTGAATGGCGGTGATTGCCGATTCTAATAACACATCTTTTATGTGCGCTGGGTCATCTTGACCTACTGGATGGCTGGCATCAATCTGAATCTCAACGTGTAAGTTATTGTTCTTTAATAAGATGCCGGTAGGGCTTGATGCCTCACCCACATATCCTGCGAACTGAGCGCTGTTGGCCAAAGAGGTTGTGCTGTCGCCTTGAGCGATGTTTAACTTGCCATCTTCAACGCTAAAGCCAGTCACATCGGTATAGCTGCCTTCAGATAAGGCAAAGTTGTCATCTAAGAAGGCTTTGGCATAGGCCACGACTTCTGCCCCACGCTTTGGATTGTAGCTGCTACCCTTGTCTTTGCCATCGGCAGTATCAATCACATCTGTGCCATACAAGGCATCATAAAAGCTGCCCCAACGTGCGTTGGCCGCATTCAATGCATAACGAGCATTACGAACCGGCACCACCAGCTGTGGACCAGGAATAGTTGCGATTTCGGCATCGACATTTTCAGTAGATACTTCAAAGTCATCGCCTTCTGGCAATAAGTAGCCAATGTCGGTCAAAAACTCTTTATATTTTGGATAGTCAATCTCCCCGTCTTTGGCAGGATTGTCTAAATGCCACTGATCAATTTTGGCTTGTAGCTCATCACGCTTGGCCAATAGCTCTTTATTACGCGGGGTAAACTGCTTTACGATTTTTTCGAAATTTGACCAATAAGCTTGTGAGTCCACACCAACGCGGGGTAACACATCATTTTCAATAAAATTATAAAGTTCGCTATCAATGGCAAGAATGCCTTTTTGAACACGGTTCTGGTTGTTATTAACAGAGTTACTCATACCATATGATCCTTTGTTGGTGAATGGGGTTATCGGTGCCTTTAGTACCTTAGTGTTTATTGTGCCTATTTATGGCTTTATGTCGCTTAAGTAATATCACTTAAACCATTCTGTATTTATACTACTATCAATCAGATAAATAAACAAGAAACAGCCATTTATTAAATAAATATTTAGTCTTTAATCAATTGATAATACCCCTTAAAGCCAATAAAATCAGTCATTTGTGATTGAAAATTAACAAGCGACCCACCATTCATTATTAAGTAAAGCTGTGTTAATCACAGTCCATATCGTCTCTACGACCTCTTCCTCTATGTTAAAAGAGGACAAAACGCTTATGGCAACTGCTGAGGCGACTCTAACGCGGTCACTTAAGCAGACGCATCAGGCTATATTTGTTAAAATAGCGCCCAACAGATTATTTTATAAAACCTTGTCCTTACTTTATGACTTGATAATACCTATCAAGTGAGCGGTAATACCTCAGTGATAAATGAGCCCTACTATGAATGATGATCTTCTTAATGACAGCAGCAATACCGTTCACGCGCCTGCCCGTACTGACATCTCTCACATTCATCAGTTTTTGGGTGCGCCCACACCGCAGGCTTGGCTAGATGCTGCCTTACAAGATATTCCCACGCTGATACAAGACCATGCCAATTGCGAAAAAAAAGCCGCTGGCACAGCGATGAATTTAATTTTTCGTTATGAGTTCCATCAAGACTTACAGCTTAAGCTTGCGCAGCTGATCCGAGAGGAGATGCTGCACTATGAACAGGTGGTGGGGATAATGAGAGAGCGTGGCCAGCCCTGGAAACATTTGAGTGCCAGCCGCTATGCTAAAGGCATGCTCAAGCACAAGCGTACTTATGAGCCGGCAGCTATGATTGATATTTTAATTATTGGTGCCTTTATTGAGGCGCGCTCTTGTGAACGCTTTGCAGCCTTAAGCGAAGTGATTGATGATGAGCGCTTAGCAAAATACTATCGCTATCTACTAAAGTCAGAGAGTCGTCATTACGAGGACTATATTACCCTAGCCCGCTCGCTTGAACCCAAACGTCAGCAGTCAGAAGCTCAGCTTGACTTTGAGGCATTGCAGCAAGCCACCAATGGCAGCATAAATTTAGACCAACAGACCATGGATGTTGATCAGCGTATTGCTTTTTTTAGACAAATAGAAGCTGAGTTAATTACCAGTTCTGATAAAGAGCTACGTTTTCACAGTGGCACGCCTGCTTAAGAGGCCATTATTACCGAATTTATGACAACGTTGTTTTCAGCTTGTACAAAAAGGCCTACTAAAATTAAGTAGGCCTTTTTAATGCATTAATATTAGTGTCACCCTCTACTTTAAGTCTTCATTTAAGACACGAGCTTGGGCATTATCAATAGTGGCATAACGATTACGATCTGTGATTTCACCACTTTGTGGCTGTTCAGTACCGGTAGTATTCTCATTAATATTACCATCAAACGCAGTACCGCCTTGCTGATCTCGTCTGTCAGGTTGGCGAGCGGGGTTGTCCCCATCGTTAACATGCTCACTTTGAACATAATCATTGTTTAGGGTTTGGGTCCCGTTAGTGTCAGAAGACTCTGCATATCGGCCCGATTTATCGTTAACTGCGTCGTCAGTCGTGGCTGCGTCGATTGGTGTTTTGGTTAAATTTGGGTCTCGAGTTTGCATCATACTTCCTTAATTTATTTAAATAAATATATCGAACTGAACCGGTGTATTAACCACCTATGCCTGTTATGACGCCTGTTATGACTTAAACTTAGGCTTGCTTGAATTTAGGTCTGAATTTAGATCTAAATGTTTAACATGCTCAGCAGCTTTAAGACATAAGTCTGGTCGGTGGTTGGGCTTGATTACCATCACTATATAGTCATCTATAAAACTATTAGAAAACTATCAGAACGCTAGTCGTTATCATGTCGTCCTAAATCAAAAGCATTCAAATCGCCCACATTCTTGCCTGCAGGTGGCAGACCAGAGTTCATTTTACGGGTATCTTCATAGACATCGTCGGTCTCTTGTGAAGCTTGCTGTGGGCCATCGATTTCTGGTAAGTTCTTATTACCACCATACGTCCCCACTTCTAAAGCGCCCTTATCTGAAGTTGCTCCGGTTTTATCAACCGCACCCACTTGTTCATCCTCAGTAGACACAGTAGACTCCTTGGCAGCTTCTATCGCATCATTTTCGACTTGTACATCTTGAGGTAATTTGACAGTTACTGATTCATTGATTGACATAATATTCCCTTATCGTATTTTAGTTATTGTTAAATTAGTTATCATTTATGATTGGCTGTTTGTAGCCGAGCTCTTGTTATTTATCTGTACGCAAATCATCTTCAATAAAAGGGGTTTGCTCTTGCTCAGTCAGCTGCTCTGGCTGCTCTTTTTGCTCTGAGGGCTTTAAGTTTTCTTTTACCTCATCAGGCTTTACCTGATTGGCTGCTTGTTGCAAGTCAGAGTCTTTATCAGCTTGTGGATTTGAATTACTCATAACATTATCCTTTTTTTTGTTGGGTGTTTTTTTTATTTGCGAGCAATTTTTTATTTGCGAGCAATTTAAGTCATATGTCTTATCATATAACCTGCTATGGCCGATAAACTATTAGTAACTCGTAGCTTTGTGTTTAGATATGTTGAAAAAAAAGCAACTTTGTAAGTCAAAGTTGCTTTTTTATTGAGTCAGGTAGATGTCTTTTAAATGTAGATGTCTTTTAAATAATGATAAGCTTTGAGACAACGCCTAGTTGCTTTGGGAGGTTAGATCAGAAACTTTGTTAATCTTTTGTAGTAAGTAATCTTGTGCAATAAAGACTGCCTCACCTTTGGCCGGCTGTACTTGATTCCAGCTGCCATCGCCTTTTAACTCCCACGCCTGCACGTTGTCAGTTAAGTAGCTCATTAAGCCATCTTCATAAACACGTTTGAACAGCTTAGGATCTTCTACTGGAAAAGCCACTTCTACGCGGTGGAACAAGTTGCGACTCATCCAATCTGCACTGCCACAGTACAGACGCTCATCACCACCATTATAAAAATAATAAACCCGAGTATGCTCTAAGAAACGCCCCACCACCGAACGAACTGTGATGTTCTCAGATAAGCCTTTAACTTGAGGGCGAATACAGCTCATTGAACGCAAAATAAGTTCAATCTTCACGCCCGCTTGTGAAGCATCATACAGCTTATCGATTAAATGACGCTCCGTTAAGGCGTTACATTTGACGATAATATGCGCCTTTTTGCCCGCTTTGGCATTGGCAATCTCATCATCAATAAATGACATGAGCTGTGTGTGCAGCGTAAAGGGCGCATGTAGTAGCTTGTTGACGTTAGCCGCTTTGCCCATACCGGTCAGCTCTTGGAAAATCTTATGCACATCCTCTGATATATCAGGGTCAGAGGTAAACAGTCCATAATCAGTATAGGCCTTGGCATTACCCTCATGATAGTTACCAGTACCTAAGTGTACGTAACGACGAATCTTATTATCTTCACGGCGCACAATAAGCATCAACTTGGCATGAGTCTTATAACCGACGATACCATACACCACCACTGCGCCTGCTTCTTGCAGCAAATTGGCCACCTCAATATTTGAGGCCTCATCAAAACGGGCACGCAGCTCAATAATGGCGGTCACTTCTTTACCATTTCTTGCCGCAGCTGCTAAGGCTTTGACAATCTCGGAGTTTTTGCCTGAGCGGTATAAGGTTTGTTTAATCGCCAATACCTTAGGGTCTAAAGCGGCTTGCCAAATCATATTAACCACGGGGTTAAACGACTCATACGGGTGATGCACCAACACATCGCCTCGGCGAATGGCCGTAAACATGCTCTCGCCTTTATCGAATGACTCACGTCTAAAGGCTTTTGGCATCATGTGTGAAAATGGCTGAAAGCGCAGGCTTGGGATATCAAAGTCAAAAAGTAAGCGGGTGAGGTTCACCGGACCATTCACACGGTACAGCTGACTTTCGTGCAACCCAAACTCTTCCAACAGATAGTCGCTGACTTCAGTAGGACAATTGGTGGTCACCTCTAGGCGCACCTTGTCACCAAAGCGGCGGTTATTAAGCTCACCCTCTAAAGCTTTAGCGATATCCTCTACATCATCCGCCAGCTCCAAGTCAGCATTGCGTGTTAAGCGGAACTGATGGCAGCCTGTCACACTCATACCCGGGAACAGCTTACCGACATGCTCATGAATCACCGCTGAGAGCATGATGTGGTGCTCTTTGCCGTCGGTCAGCTCGTCGGGCAGACGAATCACGCGCGGTAGGCTGCGCGGCGCGGGTACCACAGCCAAATTGATATCTCGGCCAAAGGCATCTTTGCCCTCTAGACTCACCATGAAGTTTAAGCTCTTGTTCACCAGACGTGGGAACGGGTGTGCCGGATCAATACTGATTGGGGTCAGTACTGGCATGACCTGCTCGATGAAATATTCCTTCATCCACTGCGCCTGCTCCGCATTTAACTCATTGCGCTTAAGATAGCGAATGTCCTCTTGAGCCAAGGCTGGCAAGATATCTTCATTTAAAATACGGTACTGCTCTTCAATCGCTTGATGCGCCACATCAGATATCTCTTGTAATACTTCGCTTGGACGCATCTTGTCAGGCTTATGCGAGATATTGCCATGATTGAGCTGCTGCATTAAGCCTGCCACACGAATCTCAAAGAACTCATCTAAATTGGATGAAAAAATAATCAAAAAGAACAAACGCTCAAGCAGTGGGTGACGAGGATTCGTCGCTTGAGCCAGCACGCGCAGATGGAACTGTAGCCAAGACAGCTCACGGTTAATATAACTATTAGAGGAGTAAGTGCCATCTTCATAGCGTTCCCAATCTAGCTCAGTTAAGGACTTAGATTTGGTAGTGTCATTGGTTTTATTGACATGACTGTTTTGAGAGTTGTCTTGAGAAGTTAAGGCGGTATCGGTCATAGTTTGCTCTGCTTTGGTTTGCCGGCTTGGGGAGGAGTCTTGATTATTTGGCGCATGATTGGATGCATTATCTGACGTAGTGGCTGCACTATTTTTTGGATTACGAGCGGGTCTGGTCATGACAAATATGCCTCCTTTATGTCTGCGCCAAAATAAAAATCGCGCAGACTTAGTATATAAGATTCATTTTACAAGTTTATTAAAATCAAATACTTAAATTAATTAGGGCAAAACTGCATTGTTCATACGGCGCATGATAATACGCTGCTTATTGCGCAGACGCTTATCGCTCATATGTCCTTGATAATACTTGGGATTGGTGAGCATGCTAATCAGCAGCGCCGATTCGTCTCGATTGAGCTTGCTTGCCGGCTTATTAAAATAGTGATGCGCAGCCGCCTCAATGCCATAGATGCCATTGCCAAATTCGGCCACATTTAAATAAGCGGTTAAGATACGCTGTTTGTCCCACATCCCCTCTATCATTAAGGTGATACTTGCCTCAAGTCCTTTACGCACATATGAGCGGTGCGAGGTCAAAAATAAGTTTTTGGCAAGCTGCTGAGTGATGGTTGATCCGCCAGCTGCCACTGTGCCTGAGCTTTCATTTTTTTTCATGGCCGCCTCGATACCTTCCATATCAAAGCCATTGTGGCTGGCAAATCGAGAATCTTCACTGACAATAGCGGCTCGCTTAGCAGACTTGGCGATATCTTCATACTCTACCCAAGTTTGGGTCACGCTGCCACCCCCTAAGCGGTGGGCAATCATAAACATGCTGTTATTAATGGGCTGACTTTTCCAGACCATCAGCAGACCCGCTACAGAAATATAAAAGGCCACTGCCAATAATACCAGGGCCCCAAACAAACGCTTAAAAAATGTGGAAACTGCCGTCATAGTTTTTTGACTCGGCTAACGGTTAAAATTAAAACAATGATAAACTAACTTAAGGCTTACGGGTAGTTGTCTTTTACTGTTACCCAAGATGAGCGCACCTAAGATGACCCACGATAGGATAACAATTTTGACTCAGATTAACCTTACTCGGCATAAAATTGCACAGCAAATTCACACAGTCACCTTATCCACTAATGACTCAAATGCTAAGCTGCCAGATGTGCAGCCTTTAGATGGCCAAGCTTGGTGGCTACTGGGCACATCTGGCTGTCATTTATGCGACGTTGCAGAAGAGACACTTAGGCTATTTTCGAGTGTGTCTCCGGTAAAGGTTCAAAAGGTAGATATTGCAGATTTAGATGAGGCATTGATGCAAGAGTTTGCCACGATTATTCCGGTTATCCTTACGCCCACTCACCAATTAAAATATCCTTTTTCTATTGTTGATTTACAAACTTTAATTTTAGACACCTAACTCTTTAATTCATTAGTGTTATAGATGCTATCACTCAAAGCCCGCCCTTTATGGCTTTGGGAACCATTACGTGCCAATAAGATCTGTAAGTCAGCCTATTTTATAATTCAAAAATACTAAGTATAGAATGCAAGGACGCTCTACTTTGAGCACTTTATCTTCCTAACTATTATGTTTTGAGTAAAAATTAAAAAACAGACGCCTTGATGTGGGGTGGGTACATTGGCTGAAGAGCAGTATGATGATACTTAGCCATTAACCTCATCTTGGATTGTTATCCATAAAACCTTAGTAGCCATGACTTAATTAATAATAAAAAAGCACTAAAATTTACTGTATTTTAAAACCGTCATTAATAAGAGGGCTGATATGAAAGACTTAACCAAAATGACCGAGATTGAAGACTTGCGCCGAGTCGCTGAGCGCAAAGTACCGCGCATGTTTTATGATTATGTCGACTCAGGATCATGGACGCAGACCACTTATCGTAATAACGAAACCGACTTTGACCGTATCAAATTACGCCAGCGCGTGTTGGTCGATATGGACAACCGCAGCTTAGCAACTCAGATGATCGGTGAAGACGTAAAAATGCCTATTGCCATTGCCCCTACCGGCTTTACCGGTATGATGTGGGCCAATGGTGAGATGCATGCCGCTAAAGCCGCCAAAGACTTTGGGGTGCCTTTTTCACTGTCCACCATGAGTATCAACTCTATTGAAGATGTGGCCGAGTACACCAACCATCCTTTTTGGTTTCAGCTGTATGTGATGCGTGATAAAGACTTCATGGCCAATCTGATTCGCCGCGCTAAGGAGGCCAACTGTTCAGCCTTAATCTTGACTGCGGACTTACAGGTACTTGGTCAGCGTCACAAAGACATCAAAAATGGTCTATCTGCCCCACCAAAACCCACTTTGGCCAATATCTTAAACCTAATGACCAAGCCTGAATGGTGCTTTAATATGCTGGGCGCCAAGCGCCGTACATTCGGCAACATCGTAGGCCATGCTAAGGGCGTCGGCGACTTGTCGTCATTGTCTTCTTGGACCGCTGAGCAGTTCGATCCTAGCCTAAGCTGGGATGATGTTGCCCGTATTAAAGACATGTGGGGCGGCAAGCTGATTATCAAGGGCATCATGGAGCCTGAAGATGCCATTTTGGCTGCCCGCAGTGGCGCAGATGCTATGGTTATCTCAAACCACGGTGGCCGCCAATTAGATGGTGCGCCCTCCTCTATTGCCTGCTTGTCTGAAGTGGTGCAAGCGGTACAAGCTGAGAAAAGCGATATTGAAGTGTGGCTAGACAGCGGTATCCGCTCAGGTCAAGACGTACTAAAAGCCATTGCTTTAGGCGCTAAGGGCACCATGGTTGGGCGCGCTTTCTTATATGGCTTGGGTGCTTATGGTGAAGATGGTGTGCGCCGCGCATTAGAGATTTTATACAAAGAGTGCGATATCACTATGGCATTTTGTGGTAGAACCAACATCAGCGACGTCACAGATGACATCTTGGTCAAAGGTACGTATGAGTATCTTAAGACCTCTATTCCGCAAGTGGCACCCATTCGTTGGGGCTAAATGGCGGCGGTCATTAGCTTCGTTAAATAAGCGCCATTAATTACATACCAGTCAAAGCGTCGAGCATATCGAATGCAGTGACTGGTATTTTTTTGCCCATAAATCTTGGTGGCACCTGCGGCGCTGAACCATATCTACCTTGAATATGTACCTATGCTAAAATAGCCGCACCATGCACCACTAGCCTTGATTATGACTATAAAAACCTTATTTAGCCGAGCCCCAGTCACTGCCTTATTGTTAATAAGCTTCGTTGGCTTATTTGTCATTCAGGTGGCCTCCGGCGTCGATATTAATGAGCCAAGCCTACCGTCTTTGCTGAAGTGGGGCGCTAATGCCCTACCCTATACCGTAGGCTATGAGCCTTGGCGGTTAATTAGCAGCGCCTTTTTGCACATCGGCTTGATGCATTTGTTATTTAACTGCTTTGCCATGTACTACTTTGGCCAAGCTGCAGAAGTCAGCTTTGGCTCGATAAAATTTTTATTACTGTTTTTACTATCGGCCGTGGGTGGCAACTTACTTAATAGCTATGTTACTTGGTGGCAGATATTTTACAATAACGGCGCACCAGGTATATCAGCAGGTGCTTCAGGCGGCATTATGGGCATAGGCATGGCACTGCTAATGGTTGAGCTGCTCAAAAAAAGCCTACTCAAATTCCCAAGCCATGGCAAAAACCCTCAGCTAAGAAGCCTGGCGCTGATTATGGGCATTAACCTGATGTATGGTTTTGCGGTACCTGGTATTGATAACGCAGGACATATTGGTGGCGCACTCACTGGTGCTGTATTAGCAGTGGGAATCATGGTGGGGTATCGCTACTCGATACTGGGAGATAAACCGTTATTTAAGGCGTTACCTTGGCTGATTTTTGCTATTATTACCATTATTTTTTATCAGTTATGGCTAGACTTACATCTACAGATAGGGCTATAGTTAATTTATTATGGCAATCGCGCCAATTTTTTGAATAGCCCTCTGTACTCCTAGACGACTTTCCTTTATATAAAGAGCCTTGTTATGACAAAGATGACACAAACCGCCCTGAATACTGCTGTGCTAAGTGCCGGTATGATGATGCTGGCCACTGCCGCCGCTCAAGCTGCACCTACCACTACGTCCACAGCTTCCAGCGAAAAAATGGGCTTGAGTGTGGGTATTAACCTTCGAGCCGAAAAAAGCGCCTATGACATGGACAACACCACCTCTGTGCTACCCAGCCTATTTTATGACAATGGTCAAGTCTATGCCCGTGGCAGTCAGTTGGGTGGTTATTTGATTAATGATGATGTCAATGAGGTGGCCGGTTTTATTCAGCCAGGTGGCAGTCAGTTTGATCCCGATGATGCTGATGGTGCAATGGCACAATTAGATGAGAGAAAATGGTCAGGCATGGTAGGTGCCAGCTATATGCGTAAAACACCAGTCGGCGGTTTTCGTGGTCAAATTGCAACAGACGTTACTGGCCGCAGCGAAGGTACAGTCGCTCGTCTAACGTACCTTGCCCGCCTAAATCCTGGCAAATGGACCATTTACCCCAGCGCAGGTCTTGAGTGGGTAGATAAAAACTACAATGAATACTACTACGGTATTAGCGAAAAAGAGTCTGCTAAATCAGGGCTAAACCCCTACAAGCCAGACTCAAGCATTAGTCCTTATGTAAGCATTAACGGTACTTATGATTTAAATAAAGACTGGGATATTTTTGTCGGTCAAAGCATCAACTATCTAGCAGATGAGCAGCGTGATAGCCCTATGGTAGATGACCGTTTTAACTTCACCACCACCGTCGGGGTGATGTACGAGTTTTAATAGTCAATCTTGACAGCAGGTTTAACGCTCAGCGTTTAGTAGATTTTCGCTTACCCCATGCCCACACAAAGAGGATTTTACGTGCAACATACTCAGCAACCTATTAGTGATACGACCGATGAGCTTTATTCAGATTATGATGAGAGTTTAAAGTTTAGTATCTCCGATATGTGGTCATCCTTTACTGGCAAAGTGAAGGCTGTGTATGGCAAGGCGGCAAACTCTGTCGATGATGAGTTCTCCTTGCCGGTTAGCCAAGATCAGGTCAATGCGGCACTAAAAAAGTTCGTCACCGATAATGTGAGTCAAATTCTTGAGCTACGGGTGGAGCTGCATGATGATTGGTTTCGTCTGTTTTGTACCATTGATGTGGCTGGTGTGTATGCGGAGATTGCCAGTAACTTTGGCTTAGTACATGTTCAAATCGACCGCGATGTGCAGCGCTTTGTGTTCGCCCAGAAGACCAATACCGATGTGATCAAGTTAAACTGCGAGTCATTTTTAAAGCGTACAGGCATTAAGTTTGTGATTTGGTTTTATCACAGTGTGCTAAAAAAAGACCCACTTGGCTTTATTTTAAGTAAGATTAATATTGCTCGCCCAAAAGATAATATCATCTACCTAGATATTAACCGCTGGCTAAAACGCAATAAAAAAATCATCAGCACCTTGCACAAGGTTCAAGTCAATTACGGTCTGGTAGAAGAAGAACAGTTAGTACTAAAAACCAAAGTTAACGTCCGCGACTTATTGTCTAACACCAGCTCTGAGGACATTATCACCCCAGATGATGAGCCTGAGCTGCTCAAAGGCCCCACCAACCCTATCAGTGATGCCATTAGCCCAAGTCAAGAACAGTAAGCTTAACCCTTGCATTACTGTGGCTGTGATAGTGCCAGATACGCCATAAAGACAAAACAAAGCCCCTAATTAAGGGGCTTTGCTGATTAAGGTGAGTGCTAAGCTGATATCGCTACCAATAATTCTCTACTGCAATGTTACCCACCCCGCGGCGGTTCATCACCAGCCCCATCTGCTTTAAGGTCTCTTTGGTATCCTCCACCATCTCAGGGTTACCGCATAGCATAACATGCGAGTGTGCCACGCTAAGCTTATGCCCCACAAAGCTTTCAAGCTCACCGTTTAATAGCAGCTCAGGCAGGCGTTTGCTCAAAGCCCCTGCT
Protein-coding sequences here:
- a CDS encoding rhomboid family intramembrane serine protease, whose translation is MTIKTLFSRAPVTALLLISFVGLFVIQVASGVDINEPSLPSLLKWGANALPYTVGYEPWRLISSAFLHIGLMHLLFNCFAMYYFGQAAEVSFGSIKFLLLFLLSAVGGNLLNSYVTWWQIFYNNGAPGISAGASGGIMGIGMALLMVELLKKSLLKFPSHGKNPQLRSLALIMGINLMYGFAVPGIDNAGHIGGALTGAVLAVGIMVGYRYSILGDKPLFKALPWLIFAIITIIFYQLWLDLHLQIGL
- a CDS encoding MipA/OmpV family protein, coding for MTKMTQTALNTAVLSAGMMMLATAAAQAAPTTTSTASSEKMGLSVGINLRAEKSAYDMDNTTSVLPSLFYDNGQVYARGSQLGGYLINDDVNEVAGFIQPGGSQFDPDDADGAMAQLDERKWSGMVGASYMRKTPVGGFRGQIATDVTGRSEGTVARLTYLARLNPGKWTIYPSAGLEWVDKNYNEYYYGISEKESAKSGLNPYKPDSSISPYVSINGTYDLNKDWDIFVGQSINYLADEQRDSPMVDDRFNFTTTVGVMYEF